In the Haloferula helveola genome, one interval contains:
- a CDS encoding biopolymer transporter ExbD, translating to MSRKRYSREKKHRTAEVPTGSFSDIAFLLIVFFLVAATLVKVKTITADLPSGEKAPETQSDKTPIVNLRGIEIFFNDKQVNIEQLGDRLAALELGSKDPEQRVIMLESAKGTPYENYFKALATISANDGVVAIVEED from the coding sequence ATGTCGAGAAAGCGCTACAGCCGCGAAAAGAAGCACCGCACCGCGGAGGTCCCCACGGGTTCCTTTTCGGACATCGCGTTCCTTCTGATCGTGTTTTTCCTCGTCGCGGCGACGCTGGTGAAGGTGAAGACCATCACCGCCGACCTGCCGTCGGGTGAGAAGGCGCCCGAGACCCAGTCGGACAAGACGCCGATCGTGAACCTGCGCGGCATCGAGATATTCTTCAACGACAAGCAGGTCAACATCGAGCAACTGGGCGACCGGCTCGCCGCACTCGAACTCGGCAGCAAGGATCCGGAGCAACGGGTCATCATGCTCGAGTCGGCCAAGGGCACGCCCTACGAAAACTATTTCAAGGCCCTCGCGACCATCAGTGCGAATGACGGTGTGGTCGCGATTGTGGAGGAGGACTGA
- a CDS encoding MotA/TolQ/ExbB proton channel family protein, protein MLEHLLKGGPLMVPLILCSMISLAVVFDRWMAFRQNRRIDTRSLRSRVLSHLRAGDIDAAISECETVKGPIASVLLAGLRSYQHLRGKNESSETMRLVVGQVMEDYSAQAMSVVNRRLDVLTTIAVAAPLLGMTGTVTGMIASFAGLAEAGSIGGSGGAVADGIAEAMVTTAVGLIVALLAVIPQSVFNRWSDEIELEIEESTSEAVEFILTHH, encoded by the coding sequence ATGTTAGAGCATCTACTGAAAGGCGGCCCGCTGATGGTGCCCCTGATCCTTTGCAGCATGATCAGTCTCGCGGTTGTTTTCGATCGCTGGATGGCCTTCCGCCAGAACCGCAGGATCGATACCCGGTCGCTCCGGTCGAGGGTGCTGTCGCACCTCCGGGCGGGTGACATCGATGCGGCGATTTCCGAGTGCGAGACGGTCAAGGGACCGATCGCGTCCGTGCTGCTCGCCGGTCTCCGGTCCTACCAGCACCTGCGCGGCAAGAACGAGAGTTCCGAAACGATGCGTCTGGTCGTCGGTCAGGTGATGGAGGACTACAGCGCCCAGGCGATGAGCGTGGTCAATCGCCGTCTCGACGTCCTGACGACGATTGCCGTGGCGGCGCCCTTGCTCGGCATGACCGGAACGGTCACCGGCATGATCGCCTCGTTCGCCGGGCTCGCCGAGGCCGGGAGTATCGGCGGCAGCGGGGGAGCGGTGGCCGACGGTATCGCCGAAGCCATGGTCACCACCGCCGTCGGCCTGATCGTCGCGCTGCTGGCCGTGATCCCCCAGAGTGTCTTCAACCGCTGGAGCGACGAGATCGAACTCGAGATCGAGGAAAGCACGAGCGAAGCGGTCGAATTCATCCTGACTCACCATTGA